One Sulfurihydrogenibium subterraneum DSM 15120 DNA segment encodes these proteins:
- a CDS encoding YggS family pyridoxal phosphate-dependent enzyme: protein MIIKENYEKIEERIQKACQRSGRKREEVILLAASKTQPVEKILQAYQCGIRYFGENRVQEGIEKIGVLKEYKDIHWHLIGGLQTNKVKYAVKYFEMIHSVDREDLVDELEKRASKINKVQEGLIEVNFGEESKFGVKEEDLKKLFEYILTKKHIKILGLMAIPPYFENLEDVRPFFRKLRQLKEELEKEFNLQLPHLSMGMSHDFEVAIEEGSTIVRIGTALFGERK from the coding sequence ATGATCATAAAGGAAAATTACGAAAAAATAGAGGAAAGGATTCAGAAAGCTTGTCAAAGAAGCGGTAGAAAAAGAGAGGAAGTTATACTGCTTGCAGCATCTAAAACCCAGCCTGTAGAAAAGATACTACAGGCTTACCAATGTGGTATAAGATACTTCGGAGAAAACAGAGTCCAAGAAGGAATAGAAAAAATAGGAGTTTTAAAAGAATACAAAGACATCCACTGGCATCTTATTGGAGGACTTCAAACAAACAAAGTAAAGTATGCAGTTAAATACTTTGAAATGATTCACTCCGTAGACAGAGAAGACCTTGTTGATGAGCTTGAAAAAAGAGCTTCAAAAATAAATAAAGTCCAAGAAGGACTTATAGAAGTTAACTTTGGAGAAGAGTCTAAATTTGGAGTAAAGGAAGAAGACCTAAAAAAACTATTTGAGTATATTCTGACAAAGAAACATATAAAAATTTTAGGACTTATGGCAATACCACCTTACTTTGAAAACTTAGAAGATGTAAGACCATTTTTTAGAAAGTTAAGACAGTTAAAAGAAGAGTTAGAAAAAGAGTTTAACTTACAGCTTCCACATCTTTCTATGGGAATGTCCCACGACTTTGAAGTTGCAATAGAAGAAGGATCTACTATAGTAAGGATAGGAACTGCACTTTTTGGAGAAAGAAAATGA
- a CDS encoding DsrE/DsrF/DrsH-like family protein, which yields MATRVGIIVLSGTLDKVMPAFIIGTTAAAMGMEVGMFFSFYGLNAIHKEKHKNLKVSPIGNPAMPMPIPVPQILTVMPGMMDFATSMMKSMMEKHKVPSLPDLIRQAKELEIKLYPCQTAMTLFGYTTDDLIEGVEKPAGAATFLSFVNAGDKSIVLNF from the coding sequence ATGGCTACAAGAGTGGGGATAATTGTTTTAAGTGGAACCTTAGATAAGGTAATGCCTGCATTCATCATAGGAACTACTGCAGCAGCAATGGGAATGGAAGTTGGAATGTTTTTCAGTTTCTACGGTTTAAACGCCATTCATAAAGAAAAACATAAAAATCTAAAAGTATCACCTATCGGAAACCCTGCTATGCCAATGCCAATACCAGTGCCTCAAATACTTACCGTAATGCCTGGAATGATGGACTTTGCAACCTCTATGATGAAATCAATGATGGAAAAACACAAAGTCCCATCACTACCTGACCTTATTCGGCAAGCAAAAGAGTTAGAGATAAAACTATACCCTTGCCAAACTGCAATGACACTTTTTGGATACACAACGGATGATTTAATAGAAGGCGTAGAAAAACCAGCTGGAGCTGCCACATTTTTAAGTTTTGTTAATGCAGGAGATAAATCAATTGTGTTAAACTTTTAA